In Pontiella agarivorans, the genomic window AGGTCGCCACAATACCGTACTGCAGGTGATCGCCCATCTGCTGGGAATAAAGATAAAACGCCGGTTCCTCTTCACGAATCAGGATGCCGTCATTTTTAAAACGCTCGATATTCGCCTTGGCCTGCGCATACACGGCATCGCTGTACGGATCTGTGCCTTCCGGCAGATCAATCTCCGCACGAACCACATGCAGGAAGCTTTCCGGATTACCTTCCGCCAGCGCCGCCGCGCCTTTCGTGTCCACAACATCATACGGAACCGATGCCACGCTCTCTGCCTTGCCCTCCGCCGGACGCCATGCTTTGAATGCCTTTACTCTCATTAATCTCTCCATTCCAGTTATTAAATCAGCACCCACGAAGCGCACAGATCCCCGAAGCGTCACCCGCATCCTGCGGGCTTCATCTGAAAGGAACAAATCGGTTTCCATGGCGAACCCGGAAAAACCTCTATGCCCTCTGTGGTAAAAATTACAGAAGTTGTTTCAACCAAAGGCGCGAACCATAATTCCCCCCCGACCCCATGTCAAAACCGGCCTCGTTAAAATCGGATGATTCATGAAAGAATGGTCCTCCCCCTTCATCCTGAGCATTGGAAACTTTATGGCAGCGGTCTGCCTCGGAATATCAGAACCCCTCTCCTGATCCAATTCAACGGCGGTCCGCGGAACAAGGAAAGCACCGACACTTGCCCCGTACCGCCCGCAGCCCTGCAGCAAGGCTTATGAGGCCTCTTTCTTTTCCCGGCACATCGGGCACGTTCCGCGCAGATCCCATACCGCTTGCTGCACCGCTTCATGCCAGGGACCTTCGATATGCAGGAGCGATTGCATTTTAGGGGGCAGACACAGAATCTGTTCACACGCTGTACAGTAGAAATGAGGATGAGCATGCCCTTCGTTTCCCGGCATGACAAAGGCATAGCGGTCGACGCCATCCGCCTGGCTGACCACACGGGCAAGCCCCGCATCCCGCAGTTTAATGAGATTGCGGTATACTGTGGCCTGATCACAATCATCCTCCCCCATCCCTTCCAACACCTCCGTATGCGAAAGCGGAACCTTCGCTCCCGCCAGGATCTTCAGGACGGCAAGGCATGGCGCGGTCACCCGCAAACCTTTTTGATGCAGTAAGACGCGAATCTCCTGCTCCATATCACTGTATTCTTTCGCTTTATTCACCATGACGCTCTTATTCATAAATCATCCCTGTTGACATTGCAACTAACTTGCGATAGCTATTATTGCAATTAACTTGCAATATTATGGAGAATTTCAAATGACAACCCCGAACACCATCGACAAACGACTGCCGGTAACCGTTCTATCAGGCTTTCTCGGAGCCGGAAAGACCACACTGCTGCATCATATTCTGGCCAATCAGGAGGAAAAACGGGTGGCGGTGATCGTTAACGACATGAGCGATGTGAACATTGACGCCTTAGCAACCCGTACCAGCGGAATTACCATGAAACGGGCGGAGGAAAAGCTGGTGGAAATGTCCAACGGCTGTATTTGCTGCACGCTGCGGGACGACCTGCTGGAAGAAGTCTCCACATTGGCCCGCGAACAGAAGTATGACTATCTGCTGATTGAATCATCAGGTATTTCCGAACCCCTTCCCGTTGCACAAACCTTCAGCTTCATGGATGAAGCAGGCAACAGCCTGCAGGATTGGGCCCGTCTGGATACGATGGTCACCGTGGTCGACGCCGTCCACTTTCTGGAACAATACAGCGGAACGGCCGTGCTCAGCGATTTGGACATGGCGGTTTCCGAAGAAGACGAGCGCGGCCTGGCCGACCTGTTTATCGAGCAGGTTGAGTTCGCGGATGTCATCCTCGTGAACAAAGCCGACTGCGTTTCCTCCACAAAACTGAACGTAGTGGTGAATGCCGTAAAAACACTGAATCCCGGAGCAGAAGTGCTTTCATCCATCAACGGAAATGTACCGCTCAACAAGCTGATGGGCACCGGCCGCTTCGATCTGGAAAAGGCTTCGCGATCCGCCGCCTGGATTCGGGAACTGGCCGAAGAGCACACTCCGGAAACCGAAGAATACGGCATTGGCAACTTTGCCTTTCGGCACCGGACCCCCTTCCATCCGCAGCGCATCTGGAATTTTCTTCACGCCGAATGGCCCGGCCTGCTTCGTTCTAAAGGATATTTCTGGATCGCATCCCGGCCGAGTATCGCTGCCGAGTGGTCTCAAGCCGGCGGAATGGCACAATATCGTCCCGTCGGTTACTGGTGGGCAGCGGTGCCCGAAAGCAGCTGGCCGGATGATCCGGAGAGTAAAAACTGGATCAACAGCCAGATGGAAGGCCACTGGGGTGATCGCCGGCAGGAGCTCGTCTTTATCGGTCAGAAACTGCCGCGCGAAGAGATGGAAGAGGCACTGCATGCTGCATTGCTGACACCGGACGAACTGGAAGCGGGGCTGCAATCCTG contains:
- a CDS encoding Fur family transcriptional regulator, giving the protein MNKSVMVNKAKEYSDMEQEIRVLLHQKGLRVTAPCLAVLKILAGAKVPLSHTEVLEGMGEDDCDQATVYRNLIKLRDAGLARVVSQADGVDRYAFVMPGNEGHAHPHFYCTACEQILCLPPKMQSLLHIEGPWHEAVQQAVWDLRGTCPMCREKKEAS
- a CDS encoding GTP-binding protein — translated: MTTPNTIDKRLPVTVLSGFLGAGKTTLLHHILANQEEKRVAVIVNDMSDVNIDALATRTSGITMKRAEEKLVEMSNGCICCTLRDDLLEEVSTLAREQKYDYLLIESSGISEPLPVAQTFSFMDEAGNSLQDWARLDTMVTVVDAVHFLEQYSGTAVLSDLDMAVSEEDERGLADLFIEQVEFADVILVNKADCVSSTKLNVVVNAVKTLNPGAEVLSSINGNVPLNKLMGTGRFDLEKASRSAAWIRELAEEHTPETEEYGIGNFAFRHRTPFHPQRIWNFLHAEWPGLLRSKGYFWIASRPSIAAEWSQAGGMAQYRPVGYWWAAVPESSWPDDPESKNWINSQMEGHWGDRRQELVFIGQKLPREEMEEALHAALLTPDELEAGLQSWPDTLPDPFPSWMESPEKAEV